The genomic window acataacaatcttctttttttatcaCCACTCACCGCTGAATTACTGCAGAgggtactattaattattaataaagtaatatacctTGGTACACTTATGACTGACGGACGTGAACCCCTTCTCAGTTCCCGGAAAAACTTTGAAACATAGGTAGTTAAGTTTCCAAGTAACGCTTAGatgttcttaaaatattattagaatattcttAAAAGTCACAGAAAACATGtactctattatttaaatattaactacgattcttttattaatcataCCGAATGCGCTTTAAATCTGCTTACAGTACCTATCCAAAACCTTCAATATTTTGACTATTGTCAACTATAGATGATGGTTCtatgactattatatatttttctattaatttttttttaaaatattaatttcatatttaaattttaaagcatgCCATTGTTATCCAAGATAAAATTGacaattgttaattgttaataatagatatataaatttatgttttcagTGTTTTTCTGCGtgacgtaggtacctataataattttgtaaataatacaaaaaaataataataatgaacagaAGTTTGAGAATGCTGTTTGAAAACTTTTCAAGGTTGGCTACTCTACTTAggtttatcaaatataacaaagtaaatgataacattttgcTTCTtcgtataatagtaaataataaataaaatcgataaatttcgtttttatttgaatgataattttattcctTCTTACTTTTTGGTGaacttaatgtttatttattatttattgtcatttCTTTTTGAATGACTAATTTGTAATTCGTTTgaagtcaacatttttaaatcaattatttcattatttttttattaaatacattttaattgtaatttattaatgtgttataataaataaatggaaaatacTAAGGGTCCAACATCAACACATACAAAATCTACAGAAAACCGAAATGATAATAAGGAAAACAAACTGCATTCGTTGAAAGAAGTTCCAAAAAGAGGATTTGTTCAAATTAAAGAATCGtttagaacatttaaaaaagctAATTGGCAACCAGTTTATGTTAAAGaaggtacctatacctaatcattttaatatattattatttttaggtatactacccatttattaactattttttttaaaaaaaaaactacttttaaataatatttttaactgtttttttatttctataaacataatagcAACAGATTATGCATCCTATATtaatacagtttataatataaaaaaaaataaaatgttcatttaattatatttaaatttattttaacttattagttatcatgggcacatattttatttttgtttgtattttaatttaattattgaagacCTTAACCTTTTGTCTGTTTCGGGCCAGACATTTTCGATTTATAACactaattcataaaataatatgtttctattaatttattacttgatatttgacatttaaaatctatCTAACTCATTACTGAAATTATATAgacaatgttatatttatagcttatgatagtaaaaaaaaaaaattgatgataGGTAGATTaggagtattttttttattatattacctatattaatatttaatatcaggTATATTCagatgtataaaaatcattttttgctTAAATGCTTAGTTAGAATTATCTCAGattggaataaaataattaaaattaatgataggtattataaaaaaacttagttGTTTAGTAGGTAACTTATTTCACtgatttattgatattgataGGATCCAACATACTAATACAATTGTCTACTCGTGCCCCATCATAATACAaggtttaaattttacagagatttatattggtataggtaatacataaaataaaatatacttactacttattttttataaaaatataaaaataatttttacctttgttttattaattatttttatctttttagtttaaaaataataaactagattttttattagaataaaataaaaaatatattaattgtgtttaatatatttatgttgacTCTTGGAAATTGAAAAGTATTGAAATGCATGTACCTATTTCGAattccgaaaaaaaatattcaacacgTTTCccgctattatttataattgacttTCTCCTAGAgactatttatttagatactaatttaaaatcaaacacacttgttttagtaataaataataaataatgaaatatgtaaaaataagtaaaaaaatcttcAAGGGATACTAATGGTGGGCTACGAAAGAGAATGGAAAAGGTGTTGCATtgttgtgtaaataatatcgaCAAAATCATATCCATTCatcatttaataacaaaatacaaatgatgCACtcgttgaattttaataatttatattgattattgacgAAGCGATATGTATacgttttcttattatatatgtatatactttacTATTTATAGGTTATCAACTGTATtcgatgtaaataaattaacaaataataaattgtgctCGaccgaataacaataatgcgaTTGAAATCGAACCTGGGTGGTTATCGTGTTTCGCACATTATCAATTTCGGCGATTTCATCCCCTAAGAGACGCgcgaaaaattttttttttatttttatacataaaattatttgccgCGTGTAACAACCGCCGACGTAGgggttaaacattaaaaattctttacgCTACACGTTGATATCTACTGTTCAAGCacgatttagaaaaatatacccTTACCGGGCTTGCGTGTAGTGGAACTTTTTCGCCATGTTGCCGTACAGACTgagtaatattgattaatttcgCCACTGGGTGGATGGCCCGTCAACCCCCTCCCCCATTAGCAGCCGTACGCGAGTTTGCCCGCAGTCGGGAATGCTTCTGTGAGCGTTTTTGATAGGAAAGAATTCGTGGACCTCTGTCCGACAATGTACGAAATGTGTACCGCACAACGTTCAACAAACAGAGACATCGCACGACACTCGTAATTTTTATTCGGAAAAATGCAAACTCTGACTCTTAGGCGGAAAACTAGTCCGTTTAAATGTAAGTTTCCCATCATTGTTTTCGTCGTGCCAGTAATCGTGTCGTTTAATTTTACTCGATTTTTATCGTACGAACAGAGttaatggataatattttaattatacctttCGTTTCTAATAACATAATGTGACGGCACTCGGCTTTAGATctcatacaatatacattgttgttattatctatcattaataagataataataataattattttttttatagcagaTAAATGTGGTGCTATAAGATTTATGGGTGATGGAGTTAGCTTCAAAGCCAAGCTTATTGGCATATTGGAAGTCAGTGAGGCTCGAGGGGATAGAATGTGCCAAGAAGCGTTGTTTGACTTGAAGATGGCGATAAGGGCCGCCGGAGAGCACAAGCAACGCATTACCATAAATGTAGCCATTGATGGACTTAAATTGAGGGATGAAAAGACTGGGGTATGTGAAAATGAtgcgattatttaaaatatgttcaaatgtatatatatatataattacaggaTTGTTTATATCATCATCCTATACATAAGATATCTTTCATAGCACAAGACATGGTAGATTCAAGAGCATTTGGATACATATTTGGTTCTCCTGACACCGGTCATAGATTTTTTGGTATAAAGACAGATAAAGCTGCAAGTCAGGTAATGTCAAAacatgttttgtttaatttctgttatttaatcatattttattttcaggttGTAATTACTATGAGAGATCTTTTTCAAAcagtttttgagttaaaaaaacaagaaatagAAATGACTAGGCAACAACAAATTATGAAAGGCAGTGGACTTTACTTAGAAGCACTTGCAAGTACAGCATCAAAAGTTGATCATGTTAgtccttatatatatatttaacctgCTATCAGTCATAGatacatattgatatttttaataattgatcgtttattattataatactataggttAGTTGTAATGATGATGGTTCTAAAAGATTCAATCGTGATTTATCAAGTATGGACAAAtctgagtttaaaaatacaactccAAATGCTAATGACCTTTTGAACTTGGAACTTGAACtgaataatttacaacaaGGGTTGTCACAGATGGAAAGTATTACCCCACCATCAGCTGACCCTTTTGGAGATTCTTTTACTGTTATTCCAACTGTTGCATTAACAAAATTACCACCACCGCCTAGTACAGGAGAGCGAAGAACACGTAATAGTTCAGCTACTTCAAGTTCAGGAGTGCCTGAAAAACATTGGTTTGACAAAGAAACTGAGAGTATTTTCAGTATGACAAATCCTAGTGAAGTTCGTCAGTCTCTCCAAGCATCTGATTATAaggtaagatattattttatatttctaaacaaTTGCATTGGCGCAAACCCTTATTAAATCCTGGGGgtgctattaataattatagtaggtaggtactaggtataatGGAATACagtggaaaataataaattaggggtgctaatttgtattttgggGGTGCTAAGGGTTCTTAGCACCCCTGGGATTTGCGCCAATGAACAattgagtaataaaaaaatatatatattttctctattttataaaattcctaacaacaattttacaaacaattgTGGTACTTGTtagttgtttgttttattatccACCACACTATGTAAAGTTTATTACCCTTTCCACCTCATTGTAACAAAatgttgagttttttttatatgctgctaaaaatcttataaattaaagtaaggTCGGTATCATCTTAACAATGACCAAGagactattaaaaattttttttaaaaataaattgaaaataaagtagtttaataataataataattaaataacaaggaaataaatgttatgtttatttgattaattaataagattttcAAAGTGTTCCCCACCTGACTGCAAACAAGCTTGAGCTCTAAATGAAacactttcaaaaaaaaattgacttcttacattatttatatcaccTCTAATGAGTTTATGCCTAAGTTAGACTTgatgtttagaaaaattataaattgccaataattaaaatcacaaaagaCCTGTAATGTTTAGCTGCGTATAACTCTGCGATTATGAAAGATATGAAAACCAAACTTATAAGGTATTCAAGGTATTATTCTGTAGAATAATACACAACCAAAATAACCCatactaaatattgaattattttgagtaatacgagatttatttttaaaaattccaacttttgataaaaaaatttaattttttcaatttaataataataatttacataagttTGGTTTAATTGCGTATGTTGGTTGAAAGGACAattaaatagctttaaaacaaaaaaaaaattatgttaaaatgttgaaaattttcagagaaacataaaaaaatccgTGGTAGTTTttgtttggtttaaaaaaacttaaattgcccataactcaaaaaaaaaagagttagaCCCCCACTTTAAAGGTTATTTCTTCGTCATTTTAGGTATACTTTCATATGACGGCGGCCGGTCACTTCGCCCCGGGacacattgtatatattgttttttttttaaattttattaattaattaatttaaacatacttattgtttagataattattatatttgaattatatttgccTTATCTTTGACAGAaaggtgttttttttattcattttaatgaaatatgttaCACTTTAATGGCACTATGCACcgaaaatacaacaatatcaTCACAAATATTCCTATGTATTTCTATGATGTAGGTtatcaaactattttaattataccaatATGATTGTATGCTGAGGAGTCGCAGGTTCTCCTGACTCCTGTTATAAATGAtactgattataaataataataatgtattgttacgtattatttttacagttttattagattttattatcttaacaaaaagtatataattccAATTTGAAAATTAGTGGTATTAAACGTTAATGTATAATCAACCTTGATTAAAAAACCAAATGACTATGTTTGTGTATaaacatagtttttatttatttatttcatttaattcatattaaaattgtagataagtaaataagtttaataagttACTAGGTTTTGCAGTTTATTTTCTtagattattcataatataggggtaattttttatcaatttaaaattattttattgttattgtagtaatgtatataatactaaaatattaattatgtataattcaaataatctgTTTATTAATAGGAAAAATAcagttaactaatttttattaataatgaaaaaacgagtttagaatataattgtagtataatattatttattttaccttaatttcaattataaaaatatcaatattatatttttatttttaggtcatTGAATCAACTAACCATACAAGTCCAACAATTAAGTCTGATGCATTTGATGTTTTTACTGAACTGGATCCATTAGGAACTGGCCGTAGTAAACCTTATGTAGATAAGAAAGACTTTTTTCAAGAGCTCAAAAATCCtccaaagaaaatattaaatcaacttGCTGcgtatgaaaatgaaaaaattccaGAGCAACAATCCCAAAGTTTAGCAACTAAAACTGTGAGTGATTCATTTTCTTCTGATCTGTCATTTAAAGATACTAGTGGACTTATTGAAGAtccttttaaaaatgataattttaataaatctcaTTCAAATTCTGTTGAAATGGAGTTTGCtgatttttcttcttttgAATCTTTGAAACCAGTTTCACCACAATTGCAACACAAATCTCCATTATTAAAAAGTGATAGTTCATCATCACAAAATTCTGCTCAAGGATTATTGAAGGTATCGCTTCCATCAGAAACACAAAagccatataatatatctacatcacctaagtataatttaatgactaaaaatagatcaaaaataaaaatgagaaaatCTCCCAGTCCAGATTATTACAGAAATGATGACCCAACTTCTCCTGATGATGATTATGCTATTATGAAATTGATGACATTGCCACAACGAATAGACATTGCTCCTGAACCTCCTCCAAGACCTTCATCTTCATTGGATCCTCCACCTTTGCCAcctaaaaaacaacaaataccTTCTAAAGCTGTAAAACCAATACGTACACGTAACTgtcattatgattatatagaGAATTATGTTAGTTCCTACAATTTACCATCTACACAATTAGAAAATGAAGCCCCTCCATTACCATTACCATCTAGAAAACCAAAAAGTGACATTAAGAAAAAGAAAGAAGAAGTTGattcagaatattatttagtacctGTGTCTGTTAGGAAAACTAGCAGTGAATTAAAGTCAAATATATCTACTTCACTTGATATAACATTAAGTCAATTAACAAAAACAGGGTTTAGTGATTTAGCAGATACATTAAGAATATCTCCCACTTCTTTATCTAAGATGACTTTAAAAGAATTGACTTTACGTTTGTCCAAGTTAACTATCAATAGTAATGAAGATACACAAACTATTCCAAAGAAGACTGAAGAAGATAAGAAAGAACCTGAAAAATCtttgtatgataaatatgCAGTATTTAGAGAATTATTGGACGAAGAAAAAACTAGCGAGACTGTAGTTAcagaaaatgataaatatgcaGCCCTCAGAGATATTCCAATAAAAGAACCTATGTATGAAGAAGAATCATCGGAAAATTTTCCAATAGAAGAAATTGtcaaatcaaatcaaaacatcaatatttcagaacaaaatgaaaatgaaataaataatgaacaagTATTTGAACCtgaagatgaaaaaaatattgatcaaaTCATTGaaactaaagaaaatatagaaGTTGATGAAGATGATGAAGATGATGATGTACAAGGAgatgaagaagaagaagatgaGTATGAAGAAGAAAACTGTGCCATAAAAAATGAGGATATAAAAGGAGCAACTGAATGTGAAGTTACAAAAGAAGAAGTTGCTACTGCAATAATAAACCCTGAACCAATTGAAAATAACACATGTCAACAACTGTTTGATAACGCTCAATGGGCAACTTTTGATGCTGAACCAGAAATAATCAAAAACCCAAATTCTCCTTGGGCTGCAGATAATCAAGAACCACCAACTACTAAACCCaaagttaatttgaaaaaagtacCTTCTAATCGTAGTAAATGTTCATCAAGTTGGGACGATTGTGAAGAATCTGAAGATAATTGGGATGCTGCAAAAAGAAGTTTAGAAAGTTCAATTGAAGATTTTCCTCGAACCGTAAATGGTTGGAGTGATGGAGAATCTATGTATGAGGACGAACCTTATTATGAAAGAAAGCCTAATCGTAGAAGTAATCGTAAAATATCACCTCGGCACCGTGAACCATCTCCATGGGATGAGGGGACTAGATACAATGATGAATGGGAGTCACCATATATGATTCCACACTGGAGAGTCCCACATATGGATGATGAACGAAGAAGGTCATCAAAAGATGATAAAAGACGTGTCTACTCTCGACCCGATATTGAAAGAAGAGTTCAAAAATTACCATCTACTCCAAACTGGGAAGATGAAAAATACCAAAGGTTAATGTATGAAAGGCGAAGAAGATTTCTTGAAGAACAATACAATTGGGATCGATTTGGGCCTCCAATTCCAAAaggtttcaaaaattattctagGCCTCCACCTCCTATTGATAATAGTGATGATGAAGATGTAAAAATGCGGTATagattaccaaaaaaaaatcgttatgtGTCTTCAACAACACCTAGAAAACCAAGGAGATCCTACCATCGTCGGAGTGATGGTAGTGATGAAGACCACAACATTCCACCTAGAAAGCCATATAGTCAAGAAGAATTGGATTTAAGTGAATCTGAATTAGAACAAAATTGGTCCAGaagatcaaaaaataaatggtctTTGAAACGTAATCAAACTTCTCCTTTTGATGATAACTTTACAGCTGGTAGCCCTGATTCTTCTTTATTTACCAAAACCATGAGTACTTGTTCTGATTTAGGATATCTTACTAAGCCATCTCCGTCCACTAGTTCTAAAACAAATAGAAATGTAAGAAAACCAAAGCGTTCAGATAGTGGTCATAGATCGATTGATTCAAACTCTAAAACTGAAGGAACAAAGCGTTCTCCATTTGAAGATGATTTTACACCAGAAAATACTGCTAAAGGTAGTATGTCTAgtgaatttagttttaaagatGATGACGTATTTGTTgcaaaagatataaaaatccCACAAGAAGAAGTATCAAATTCGCCTAAAGAGATGAAAAAATCCGAGTccataaacatattttctagAAATTCAGATCCATTTGAGGATGATGACTTTTTTAATCAGGAAGTGTCTAGCAAACCAAATCTGGCATCTCTGGAAGAGGCTATTTCTGATCGTGAAGGTGACGAATGGAACAAAAAACCTGATCGAACAAAAAACGAATGAGGTTATCATTATGTGGTCCGGCCTAAACTAAAGGGGGCCACTAGTAAGTTcagaaaagtttttaaaaaagttaacaaatttatgaacaagttattttgattaacttttttttttaacccaaTACTGATTAataaactacttttttttttacatttttagttactaCCAGctataatagaattaatttgtatgtaataaGTAAAAGAGTCTttagtattcatttttaaatgaacaggtttttttttattcacacattatactattatagaatCAGTTTTAATTGTTGTCACCagaatcttttatttatttattcacagGAATtgctttatttgttttcaccTATTGTTGTTGGAATTGTAATctcaataagtttttatacagCAATATTGTTTTCAGATATGACATGTGcaatactaatattactaataatattaacaattattattttatcattattattatcgtacatTAATGGCAATATACTCTTGACATagattaatattgtacatacatgACATACTGTATTatgatagatttttaattgttcttttatattatttagtttttgagttatccTTATAATGTTTCTGTTGAACTTActgtgtataattttgttataagtatctttgttatacattaaaggttaattaatttatcctGTTAGCTATTTCCCTCCATCCATCGAAAAAATTGTGTACTTAATCTATGttcttagtataataatatgtatcgaTGTtcctttaaaatagtattgtgttttgtgaattttttttttatcgccatttataattttagaaaaatgttcaccaagattgtttttaaaaaaaatgtctattaaattaattgtataaataagaaatgttaataataatattaaacatgggTAATGTTAGCGGATTAATCCAACAAATGCatgaaagatattttattatcgtagtgccatatataatttttgataatgacAAGAAATTGATgacagttttttttcattttaaaaccacATACTaagatatacgtatataatatatatcttaaaacAAACGGTTTTTAAATCCACTTACATTTTACACCCTTCagattattgaaaatgtattgtacaactaatgttaaatttggaatgctttatatcaaattattccaaaatattaactattaaaatattatctacttaatataaaatataatacctacaaatatttttttgtgtagatctacatagttttttgttttttttacttaattgttAACCAGTTATACATTACCTATTTGATGTTTTAGTTTGTAAATTTAGTTGATTACATTACGTTATTATGTTGAACAaatgtgtaaaaatgtttagatacataatgtttttgtccaaaaataattttaaatgtaaaattattgatgtttacacaaaaataaacgttAATAGGCATAGGATGCGCCATTTTACCaccatatatttgttaaattttgtatttgtttttttttttttaaattatgttttcttttGATGATTCATATAGAATTTAAAGAGTTACAAGAGCGTATAGGAAGACAACGCTCATAACCCATTAAAAGTCACGACTTATGAATTCTTGGTACAGAAAAGtcattttaatcattactgattttttataaaaatagcccAAAACATAACACTGAAAGACTTAAAAAAGTACCTAAATGTTagaatatgtatttactattggctattattatgtataggaaaTTTAGACCATTTagctataacattattattatataaaagatattaaatcatttaaaactgGTGTAATACA from Aphis gossypii isolate Hap1 chromosome 1, ASM2018417v2, whole genome shotgun sequence includes these protein-coding regions:
- the LOC114128637 gene encoding uncharacterized protein LOC114128637 isoform X2 — encoded protein: MENTKGPTSTHTKSTENRNDNKENKLHSLKEVPKRGFVQIKESFRTFKKANWQPVYVKEDKCGAIRFMGDGVSFKAKLIGILEVSEARGDRMCQEALFDLKMAIRAAGEHKQRITINVAIDGLKLRDEKTGDCLYHHPIHKISFIAQDMVDSRAFGYIFGSPDTGHRFFGIKTDKAASQVVITMRDLFQTVFELKKQEIEMTRQQQIMKGSGLYLEALASTASKVDHVSCNDDGSKRFNRDLSSMDKSEFKNTTPNANDLLNLELELNNLQQGLSQMESITPPSADPFGDSFTVIPTVALTKLPPPPSTGERRTRNSSATSSSGVPEKHWFDKETESIFSMTNPSEVRQSLQASDYKVIESTNHTSPTIKSDAFDVFTELDPLGTGRSKPYVDKKDFFQELKNPPKKILNQLAAYENEKIPEQQSQSLATKTVSDSFSSDLSFKDTSGLIEDPFKNDNFNKSHSNSVEMEFADFSSFESLKPVSPQLQHKSPLLKSDSSSSQNSAQGLLKVSLPSETQKPYNISTSPKYNLMTKNRSKIKMRKSPSPDYYRNDDPTSPDDDYAIMKLMTLPQRIDIAPEPPPRPSSSLDPPPLPPKKQQIPSKAVKPIRTRNCHYDYIENYVSSYNLPSTQLENEAPPLPLPSRKPKSDIKKKKEEVDSEYYLVPVSVRKTSSELKSNISTSLDITLSQLTKTGFSDLADTLRISPTSLSKMTLKELTLRLSKLTINSNEDTQTIPKKTEEDKKEPEKSLYDKYAVFRELLDEEKTSETVVTENDKYAALRDIPIKEPMYEEESSENFPIEEIVKSNQNINISEQNENEINNEQVFEPEDEKNIDQIIETKENIEVDEDDEDDDVQGDEEEEDEYEEENCAIKNEDIKGATECEVTKEEVATAIINPEPIENNTCQQLFDNAQWATFDAEPEIIKNPNSPWAADNQEPPTTKPKVNLKKVPSNRSKCSSSWDDCEESEDNWDAAKRSLESSIEDFPRTVNGWSDGESMYEDEPYYERKPNRRSNRKISPRHREPSPWDEGTRYNDEWESPYMIPHWRVPHMDDERRRSSKDDKRRVYSRPDIERRVQKLPSTPNWEDEKYQRLMYERRRRFLEEQYNWDRFGPPIPKGFKNYSRPPPPIDNSDDEDVKMRYRLPKKNRYVSSTTPRKPRRSYHRRSDGSDEDHNIPPRKPYSQEELDLSESELEQNWSRRSKNKWSLKRNQTSPFDDNFTAGSPDSSLFTKTMSTCSDLGYLTKPSPSTSSKTNRNVRKPKRSDSGHRSIDSNSKTEGTKRSPFEDDFTPENTAKGSMSSEFSFKDDDVFVAKDIKIPQEEVSNSPKEMKKSESINIFSRNSDPFEDDDFFNQEVSSKPNLASLEEAISDREGDEWNKKPDRTKNE
- the LOC114128637 gene encoding uncharacterized protein LOC114128637 isoform X1; this translates as MENTKGPTSTHTKSTENRNDNKENKLHSLKEVPKRGFVQIKESFRTFKKANWQPVYVKEADKCGAIRFMGDGVSFKAKLIGILEVSEARGDRMCQEALFDLKMAIRAAGEHKQRITINVAIDGLKLRDEKTGDCLYHHPIHKISFIAQDMVDSRAFGYIFGSPDTGHRFFGIKTDKAASQVVITMRDLFQTVFELKKQEIEMTRQQQIMKGSGLYLEALASTASKVDHVSCNDDGSKRFNRDLSSMDKSEFKNTTPNANDLLNLELELNNLQQGLSQMESITPPSADPFGDSFTVIPTVALTKLPPPPSTGERRTRNSSATSSSGVPEKHWFDKETESIFSMTNPSEVRQSLQASDYKVIESTNHTSPTIKSDAFDVFTELDPLGTGRSKPYVDKKDFFQELKNPPKKILNQLAAYENEKIPEQQSQSLATKTVSDSFSSDLSFKDTSGLIEDPFKNDNFNKSHSNSVEMEFADFSSFESLKPVSPQLQHKSPLLKSDSSSSQNSAQGLLKVSLPSETQKPYNISTSPKYNLMTKNRSKIKMRKSPSPDYYRNDDPTSPDDDYAIMKLMTLPQRIDIAPEPPPRPSSSLDPPPLPPKKQQIPSKAVKPIRTRNCHYDYIENYVSSYNLPSTQLENEAPPLPLPSRKPKSDIKKKKEEVDSEYYLVPVSVRKTSSELKSNISTSLDITLSQLTKTGFSDLADTLRISPTSLSKMTLKELTLRLSKLTINSNEDTQTIPKKTEEDKKEPEKSLYDKYAVFRELLDEEKTSETVVTENDKYAALRDIPIKEPMYEEESSENFPIEEIVKSNQNINISEQNENEINNEQVFEPEDEKNIDQIIETKENIEVDEDDEDDDVQGDEEEEDEYEEENCAIKNEDIKGATECEVTKEEVATAIINPEPIENNTCQQLFDNAQWATFDAEPEIIKNPNSPWAADNQEPPTTKPKVNLKKVPSNRSKCSSSWDDCEESEDNWDAAKRSLESSIEDFPRTVNGWSDGESMYEDEPYYERKPNRRSNRKISPRHREPSPWDEGTRYNDEWESPYMIPHWRVPHMDDERRRSSKDDKRRVYSRPDIERRVQKLPSTPNWEDEKYQRLMYERRRRFLEEQYNWDRFGPPIPKGFKNYSRPPPPIDNSDDEDVKMRYRLPKKNRYVSSTTPRKPRRSYHRRSDGSDEDHNIPPRKPYSQEELDLSESELEQNWSRRSKNKWSLKRNQTSPFDDNFTAGSPDSSLFTKTMSTCSDLGYLTKPSPSTSSKTNRNVRKPKRSDSGHRSIDSNSKTEGTKRSPFEDDFTPENTAKGSMSSEFSFKDDDVFVAKDIKIPQEEVSNSPKEMKKSESINIFSRNSDPFEDDDFFNQEVSSKPNLASLEEAISDREGDEWNKKPDRTKNE
- the LOC114128637 gene encoding protein disabled isoform X4 produces the protein MQTLTLRRKTSPFKYKCGAIRFMGDGVSFKAKLIGILEVSEARGDRMCQEALFDLKMAIRAAGEHKQRITINVAIDGLKLRDEKTGDCLYHHPIHKISFIAQDMVDSRAFGYIFGSPDTGHRFFGIKTDKAASQVVITMRDLFQTVFELKKQEIEMTRQQQIMKGSGLYLEALASTASKVDHVSCNDDGSKRFNRDLSSMDKSEFKNTTPNANDLLNLELELNNLQQGLSQMESITPPSADPFGDSFTVIPTVALTKLPPPPSTGERRTRNSSATSSSGVPEKHWFDKETESIFSMTNPSEVRQSLQASDYKVIESTNHTSPTIKSDAFDVFTELDPLGTGRSKPYVDKKDFFQELKNPPKKILNQLAAYENEKIPEQQSQSLATKTVSDSFSSDLSFKDTSGLIEDPFKNDNFNKSHSNSVEMEFADFSSFESLKPVSPQLQHKSPLLKSDSSSSQNSAQGLLKVSLPSETQKPYNISTSPKYNLMTKNRSKIKMRKSPSPDYYRNDDPTSPDDDYAIMKLMTLPQRIDIAPEPPPRPSSSLDPPPLPPKKQQIPSKAVKPIRTRNCHYDYIENYVSSYNLPSTQLENEAPPLPLPSRKPKSDIKKKKEEVDSEYYLVPVSVRKTSSELKSNISTSLDITLSQLTKTGFSDLADTLRISPTSLSKMTLKELTLRLSKLTINSNEDTQTIPKKTEEDKKEPEKSLYDKYAVFRELLDEEKTSETVVTENDKYAALRDIPIKEPMYEEESSENFPIEEIVKSNQNINISEQNENEINNEQVFEPEDEKNIDQIIETKENIEVDEDDEDDDVQGDEEEEDEYEEENCAIKNEDIKGATECEVTKEEVATAIINPEPIENNTCQQLFDNAQWATFDAEPEIIKNPNSPWAADNQEPPTTKPKVNLKKVPSNRSKCSSSWDDCEESEDNWDAAKRSLESSIEDFPRTVNGWSDGESMYEDEPYYERKPNRRSNRKISPRHREPSPWDEGTRYNDEWESPYMIPHWRVPHMDDERRRSSKDDKRRVYSRPDIERRVQKLPSTPNWEDEKYQRLMYERRRRFLEEQYNWDRFGPPIPKGFKNYSRPPPPIDNSDDEDVKMRYRLPKKNRYVSSTTPRKPRRSYHRRSDGSDEDHNIPPRKPYSQEELDLSESELEQNWSRRSKNKWSLKRNQTSPFDDNFTAGSPDSSLFTKTMSTCSDLGYLTKPSPSTSSKTNRNVRKPKRSDSGHRSIDSNSKTEGTKRSPFEDDFTPENTAKGSMSSEFSFKDDDVFVAKDIKIPQEEVSNSPKEMKKSESINIFSRNSDPFEDDDFFNQEVSSKPNLASLEEAISDREGDEWNKKPDRTKNE